One Glycine max cultivar Williams 82 chromosome 3, Glycine_max_v4.0, whole genome shotgun sequence DNA window includes the following coding sequences:
- the LOC100778273 gene encoding ferritin-2, chloroplastic, producing MALSCSKVSSFSLSPVVGGGDVFKNLTFSSFSLSFSNKRVGGIKNLRVRAAASNAPAPLAGVIFEPFQELKKDYLAVPIAHNVSLARQNYADESESAINEQINVEYNVSYVYHSLFAYFDRDNIALKGLAKFFKESSEEEREHAEKLIKYQNIRGGRVVLHPITSPPSEFEHSEKGDALYAMELALSLEKLTNEKLLHVHSVADRNNDPQLADFIESEFLYEQVKSIKKIAEYVTQLRLVGKGHGVWHFDQRLLHDEDL from the exons atggcCCTTTCTTGTTCCAAAGTttcaagcttttctctctcaccCGTTGTGGGTGGTGGTGATGTTTttaaaaatctcactttttcttccttttctttgagTTTTTCTAATAAGCGTGTTGGTGGAATCAAGAACTTGAGGGTGCGTGCTGCTGCTTCAAACGCACCAGCTCCACTCGCTGGGGTCATATTTGAACCCTTTCAAGAGCTAAAGAAGGATTATCTTGCTGTCCCAATTGCACACAATGTTTCCTTGGCTCGTCAGAACTATGCTGATGAGTCCGAATCTGCAATCAACGAGCAGATCAA TGTGGAATACAACGTTTCCTATGTGTACCATTCCTTGTTTGCGTACTTCGACAGAGACAACATAGCTCTCAAGGGACTTGCCAA GTTCTTCAAGGAATCAagtgaagaagagagagagcATGCTGAGAAGCTTATAAAGTATCAG AACATTCGTGGTGGACGAGTGGTGCTGCACCCTATCACAAGTCCTCCCTCAGAATTTGAGCATTCGGAAAAAGGGGATGCCTTGTATG CCATGGAACTAGCTCTTTCTTTGGAGAAGTTGACAAATGAGAAACTTCTGCATGTTCACAGT GTGGCAGATCGTAACAATGATCCTCAACTAGCAGACTTCATTGAGAGCGAGTTCTTGTATGAGCAG gttaaatcaattaaaaagatTGCAGAGTATGTGACTCAACTGAGATTAGTTGGAAAGGGTCATG GTGTGTGGCACTTTGATCAAAGGCTTCTTCATGATGAAGATCTATAA